The following are encoded together in the Cyanobacterium aponinum PCC 10605 genome:
- a CDS encoding mechanosensitive ion channel domain-containing protein, translated as MLTVGGTSISLIALLQIVIALILVIIIGKIFKKIFKENILNKLNIDSANRETFANIISYFFGAILFILLLQYFGVNLSTLAVIGGGLGLGIGFGLQDITKNFISGLTLLFERPIKPGDFIEIENIKGYVTEISTRSTVVETQDGSEIFIPNSFFINHRFTNWSYNSFTARIIIPIAVAYQSDLVLVTELLLQSAYQESRVVAHPSPEVLLVGFGDSSLNLELRVWINPIDQEPEIRSNLNFIIEYLFRQYNITIPFPQRDVWLKNYSDVLENKNINISQEKNNQNHHHKSKKSIKDMLWEVDYFQDFNEIEIRKLIESGYRKNLEKEQILFKENEIGDTFYIILSGKVEVFVEKINKHLNYLKAGSFFGELSLMLGMPRTATVKAVEPTILFCINQANFRKLLMKNPELYDLIVNKLSERKNELVERQNELRRMGLIDKEEDDNNPLIWVRNRLKKLIT; from the coding sequence ATGCTGACTGTGGGCGGAACATCCATTTCTTTAATTGCCTTACTGCAAATTGTAATTGCTTTAATTTTAGTTATTATTATTGGCAAAATTTTCAAGAAAATATTTAAGGAAAATATCCTTAATAAACTAAATATAGACTCTGCGAATAGAGAAACATTTGCTAATATTATTAGTTATTTTTTTGGTGCAATATTATTTATTTTATTATTACAATATTTTGGAGTTAATTTATCCACATTAGCCGTTATTGGAGGCGGTTTAGGTTTAGGAATTGGTTTTGGTTTACAAGATATAACAAAAAATTTTATTAGTGGCTTAACTCTTTTATTTGAAAGACCAATTAAACCGGGAGATTTTATTGAAATAGAAAATATAAAAGGATATGTAACAGAAATTTCTACCCGTTCCACTGTGGTTGAAACTCAGGATGGTTCAGAAATATTTATCCCTAATAGTTTTTTTATTAATCATCGTTTTACGAACTGGAGCTATAATAGCTTCACTGCTAGAATAATTATCCCCATCGCAGTTGCCTATCAATCAGATTTGGTATTAGTTACAGAATTACTATTACAGTCAGCTTATCAAGAATCAAGGGTTGTGGCACATCCTTCCCCAGAAGTTTTATTAGTTGGTTTTGGAGATAGTAGCCTTAATTTAGAGTTACGAGTATGGATAAATCCTATTGATCAAGAGCCAGAAATAAGAAGTAATTTGAATTTTATTATTGAATATCTTTTTCGTCAATATAACATTACTATTCCCTTTCCTCAAAGAGATGTTTGGCTCAAAAATTATTCTGATGTTTTAGAGAATAAAAATATAAATATTAGTCAGGAAAAAAATAATCAAAATCATCATCATAAGTCAAAAAAATCAATTAAAGATATGTTATGGGAAGTAGATTATTTTCAAGATTTTAATGAGATAGAAATACGAAAATTAATTGAGTCAGGATACAGAAAAAATTTAGAGAAAGAACAGATTTTATTCAAAGAAAATGAAATAGGAGATACTTTTTATATTATTCTTTCGGGCAAAGTTGAAGTATTTGTTGAAAAAATAAATAAGCATTTAAACTATTTAAAGGCAGGTAGTTTTTTTGGGGAATTATCTTTGATGTTAGGAATGCCTAGAACCGCTACAGTTAAAGCAGTAGAACCAACAATTCTTTTTTGTATTAATCAGGCTAATTTTAGAAAATTGTTAATGAAAAATCCTGAACTTTATGACTTAATCGTTAATAAATTATCGGAAAGAAAAAATGAGTTAGTAGAAAGACAAAATGAGTTGAGAAGGATGGGATTAATTGATAAGGAGGAAGATGATAATAACCCATTAATTTGGGTAAGAAATAGATTAAAAAAATTAATTACTTAA
- a CDS encoding salt stress protein, Slr1339 family, which produces MAEIDNFLQDIESKYQQKNQQVSKVNHNQLDREQKKSNNSDIDSFISEIESQKKVTENQDITEDIVLEIEGKFQQKKSSNSLNSTSNKKDNLISEIESKFNQKQSQSKIDSDDIISDIEKQYKQKQSAHKSQKKSGIAENYISELVTSYHQKQKEINHNKKSENLEEIRQQELEKQRQEKLITRKAEVWLKNLDPYSDEGFWFEQFALSYPTKLEAAIEYLKALSSS; this is translated from the coding sequence ATGGCTGAAATCGATAATTTTTTACAGGATATAGAAAGTAAATATCAACAAAAAAATCAACAAGTATCAAAGGTTAATCATAATCAGTTAGATAGAGAGCAAAAAAAATCCAACAATTCTGATATTGATAGCTTTATTTCGGAAATAGAGTCACAAAAAAAGGTTACAGAAAATCAAGATATAACGGAGGATATAGTCTTAGAGATTGAGGGAAAATTTCAGCAAAAAAAATCTAGTAATTCCCTTAACTCAACATCGAATAAGAAAGATAATTTAATATCAGAAATAGAGTCTAAGTTTAATCAAAAACAGTCTCAATCAAAAATAGATTCTGATGATATTATATCTGATATAGAAAAACAATATAAACAAAAACAATCTGCTCATAAATCGCAAAAAAAATCTGGAATTGCAGAGAATTATATCAGTGAATTAGTTACTTCTTATCATCAAAAACAAAAAGAAATTAATCATAACAAAAAATCTGAAAATTTAGAAGAAATTAGACAACAAGAGTTAGAAAAACAAAGACAAGAAAAGTTAATCACTAGAAAAGCAGAGGTATGGTTAAAAAATTTAGATCCTTATTCTGATGAAGGCTTTTGGTTTGAACAGTTCGCTCTTTCTTATCCTACTAAATTAGAAGCTGCGATCGAATATTTAAAAGCACTGTCAAGTAGTTAA
- the menB gene encoding 1,4-dihydroxy-2-naphthoyl-CoA synthase, protein MNVHWQSVKEYEDILYFKWDGIAKIVINRPHKRNAFRPQTVFELYDAFCDAREDKKIGVILLTGAGPHTDGKYAFCAGGDQSVRGKGGYVDDAGVPRLNVLDLQKLIRSIPKVVIALVAGYAIGGGHVLHLICDLTIAADNAIFGQTGPKVGSFDGGFGASYLARIVGQKKAREIWFLCRQYNAQQALDMGLVNTVVSVEELETEGINWAMEILEKSPIAIRCLKAAFNADCDGQAGLQELAGNATLLYYMTEEGAEGKQAFLEKRPPNFRDYPWLP, encoded by the coding sequence ATGAATGTCCACTGGCAATCAGTCAAAGAATACGAAGACATACTTTACTTTAAATGGGATGGCATCGCCAAAATAGTAATTAATCGACCTCATAAACGTAATGCTTTTCGTCCACAAACTGTATTTGAACTATACGATGCTTTTTGTGATGCACGGGAAGATAAAAAAATCGGTGTCATACTACTAACTGGTGCAGGACCTCATACAGATGGGAAATATGCCTTTTGTGCTGGGGGGGACCAATCTGTTAGGGGTAAAGGGGGATATGTTGACGATGCAGGAGTACCCCGATTGAATGTTTTAGACTTACAGAAGTTGATTCGTAGTATTCCGAAAGTGGTCATTGCTTTAGTTGCTGGTTATGCCATTGGTGGAGGTCATGTTTTACACTTAATTTGTGACCTTACCATTGCCGCAGATAATGCTATTTTTGGACAAACAGGGCCGAAAGTTGGTAGTTTTGATGGTGGCTTTGGTGCGAGTTATTTAGCGAGAATTGTGGGACAGAAAAAAGCCCGTGAAATTTGGTTTTTGTGTCGGCAATATAACGCCCAACAGGCTTTAGATATGGGCTTAGTAAATACAGTCGTTTCTGTGGAAGAATTGGAAACGGAAGGAATAAACTGGGCAATGGAGATATTAGAAAAAAGTCCTATCGCCATACGTTGCTTGAAAGCCGCTTTTAATGCAGACTGTGATGGCCAAGCTGGACTACAGGAGTTAGCAGGAAATGCCACTTTACTTTATTATATGACAGAAGAAGGTGCAGAAGGTAAACAGGCTTTCTTGGAAAAACGTCCTCCTAATTTCCGTGATTACCCTTGGCTTCCATAA
- a CDS encoding quinone-dependent dihydroorotate dehydrogenase, with the protein MLNLFKPFYPLFFASLKGNPESAHNQALHILHNIQSQRDKTWGRWIIQQLENSFCVNYPHLSQSLWNFNFAHPLGLAPGFDKNAQGAGIWSSFGFSFAELGAVTYHSQEGNPKPRMFRLPADKALLNRMGANNQGAEAIALRLQETWQKQERTIPIGINLCKSKITELNDAKEDYLKSFQVLKAHADYFVINVSSPNTPGLRSLQGGEQLEPILDTLQSHNQGEKPILVKIAPDLENEQIRSIIKVSQQYQLSGLIATNTTIKKEGLHTKILNETGKPITEEAGGISGLPLRQRSTEVIRFIYRETEGKLPIIGVGGIFDTESAWEKITAGATLLQFYSGWVYQGPWIVPDILQGLSQKLEENNLDNLSQAVGIGVNNY; encoded by the coding sequence ATGCTTAATCTTTTTAAACCATTTTATCCGCTTTTTTTTGCTAGTTTAAAGGGAAATCCAGAGTCTGCTCACAATCAAGCCCTTCATATTCTTCATAACATTCAGTCTCAACGAGATAAAACTTGGGGGAGATGGATTATTCAACAATTAGAAAATTCTTTTTGCGTTAATTATCCTCATCTTTCTCAGTCTCTCTGGAATTTTAATTTTGCTCATCCTTTAGGTTTGGCTCCTGGATTTGATAAAAATGCTCAGGGGGCGGGAATTTGGTCTAGTTTTGGCTTTAGTTTTGCTGAGTTGGGGGCTGTTACTTACCATAGTCAGGAGGGTAATCCTAAGCCTCGAATGTTTCGTTTACCTGCGGATAAGGCTTTATTAAATCGTATGGGGGCAAATAATCAAGGAGCAGAGGCGATCGCACTTAGATTACAAGAAACGTGGCAAAAACAAGAAAGAACTATTCCCATTGGGATAAATCTGTGTAAATCGAAGATAACAGAGTTAAATGACGCAAAAGAAGACTATTTAAAAAGTTTTCAGGTTTTAAAAGCTCATGCTGACTATTTTGTGATCAATGTAAGTTCTCCTAATACGCCGGGATTGCGATCGCTTCAAGGGGGTGAACAATTAGAGCCAATTTTAGATACTTTACAAAGCCATAATCAGGGTGAAAAACCAATTTTAGTCAAAATTGCGCCAGACTTAGAAAATGAGCAAATCAGGTCAATTATCAAGGTATCTCAGCAATATCAACTTTCAGGATTAATTGCAACTAATACAACCATCAAAAAAGAGGGATTACATACAAAAATACTAAATGAAACAGGAAAGCCAATCACCGAAGAAGCAGGGGGAATCAGTGGTTTACCCTTAAGACAACGTTCAACCGAAGTAATTCGCTTTATTTATCGAGAAACAGAGGGAAAATTACCCATTATCGGAGTGGGAGGAATTTTTGACACCGAATCCGCTTGGGAAAAAATCACTGCCGGGGCTACTTTACTACAATTCTATAGTGGTTGGGTTTATCAAGGTCCTTGGATTGTACCCGATATTTTACAGGGATTAAGCCAAAAGCTAGAAGAAAACAATTTAGATAATTTATCTCAAGCAGTTGGCATAGGAGTAAATAATTACTAA
- the cbiB gene encoding adenosylcobinamide-phosphate synthase CbiB, with protein sequence MTIIWLASILDYLIGDPKNWFHPVQLIGWIIEKSVNFVIHQTENKTVRKIAGVILGLVLVLGSGVITWLIIYLLSRVNFWLGFVFQVILLASCFAGRSLSDAAEDVLSALKENNLSEARHRLSFYVGRDTDNLSTEEIYRAVLETVSENATDGVTAPLFYALLGSFIPIVGCVPSAIAYKTLSTLDSMIGYKREPYQDIGWFSAKWEDYITWLPCRLTVLTLGLISLNPIYNIKECRKYAIQDPSPNSGWSEGIYAVILKVQLGGENSYQGVKKFKPLLGKPEREIDETVIKKALFLTRFCFLLWLLLGVLIFSITYLSLS encoded by the coding sequence ATGACCATTATTTGGCTGGCTTCTATTTTAGACTATCTTATAGGCGATCCGAAAAATTGGTTTCATCCTGTGCAGTTGATAGGTTGGATAATCGAAAAATCGGTTAATTTCGTCATTCACCAAACTGAGAATAAAACCGTTAGGAAAATAGCAGGAGTTATTTTGGGCTTAGTTTTGGTTTTGGGTAGTGGGGTAATTACTTGGTTAATTATCTATTTACTATCAAGAGTTAATTTTTGGTTAGGGTTTGTCTTTCAAGTTATTTTATTAGCTAGTTGTTTTGCAGGTAGAAGCCTATCAGATGCGGCGGAAGATGTTTTATCGGCTTTAAAAGAGAATAATTTATCCGAGGCTAGACATCGTCTCAGTTTTTATGTGGGTAGGGATACAGATAATTTATCCACTGAAGAAATTTATCGGGCAGTGTTAGAAACCGTGTCAGAAAATGCTACTGATGGAGTTACTGCACCCTTATTTTATGCTTTGTTGGGAAGTTTTATTCCTATAGTTGGTTGTGTACCAAGTGCGATCGCATATAAAACATTAAGCACCTTAGACTCAATGATAGGTTATAAAAGAGAACCATATCAAGATATAGGTTGGTTTAGCGCAAAATGGGAAGATTATATAACATGGTTGCCTTGTCGTTTAACGGTGTTAACCTTAGGCTTGATTTCTTTAAATCCTATTTATAACATTAAAGAATGTCGAAAATATGCCATACAAGACCCTAGCCCTAATTCTGGTTGGAGTGAAGGCATTTATGCTGTTATTTTGAAGGTGCAATTGGGAGGTGAAAATAGTTATCAGGGGGTAAAAAAGTTTAAACCCTTGTTGGGAAAACCTGAAAGGGAAATTGATGAAACAGTAATTAAAAAGGCTTTATTTTTAACTCGTTTTTGTTTTTTGTTATGGTTATTATTAGGAGTTTTAATATTTTCTATAACATATTTATCTCTAAGCTAA
- a CDS encoding PBP1A family penicillin-binding protein produces MGNKSNSNSFSQAFTGIWQTIQAQVHFPVLKANAKVPSIYVKNGQEKRPQVYPLLGDRYIIGRSSKNCDIVIRSPIISQTHCVIERDENNPLQFIIKDLNSTNGVYCGGKRYQSLNLFHNDLITLGPPELAEAIEIRYDKSPANWVLFARYGLLSTSVGLLLILGFMVLQWSQYQVHPIPDHTGGSTVVYAEDGKTLLSPRIESPHRELESLKEFSPYLPQALLASEDSRYYWHFGVDPLGIIRAVLVNQEGGRQGASTITQQLARSLYPAVGRENNLARKWREMVVATKLEAIYSKDTILKTYMNRVYLGINLYGFEDAAQFYFDKSARELDINESATLVAILPAPNAYNPVQDYDTAVNLRNRVIARMENLGMISNEEASQARRSRIEISPKARQTLSQVIAPYYYSYVFQEMRELLGDDLTQEGDFIIETSLNPKIQTIAEESLKNHIDSNGKSHNFSQGAIASLNSKNGEIIALVGGKDFNESQFNRATMAQRQPGSTFKVFAYSAALESGISASKTYSCAPLLWQGFQYKACERTGGATNMTQALAQSENSVALRVAKDVGLSSVVNMAKKLGVESPLNPVPGLILGQSEVNLLEITGAYTAFANQGIWSKPHAIKVIRDGRDCEDFDNHTTCREVYRFNETGDEQKQAIKKTTAETMNRMLQQVTVSGTGRTAYLGKQEAGKTGTTNKGVDLWFIGYVPKNNILTGVWLGNDDNSPTNSSSSQAALLWGNYMKKIL; encoded by the coding sequence ATGGGTAACAAATCAAATAGCAATTCTTTTTCTCAAGCATTTACGGGGATTTGGCAAACAATTCAGGCACAAGTACATTTTCCCGTGCTTAAGGCAAATGCAAAAGTACCCTCTATTTATGTTAAAAATGGTCAAGAAAAAAGACCTCAAGTATATCCTTTATTAGGAGATCGCTATATCATAGGACGTAGTAGTAAAAATTGTGATATTGTCATCCGCAGTCCGATTATTAGTCAAACTCACTGCGTGATTGAAAGAGATGAAAATAATCCTCTACAGTTTATTATTAAGGACTTAAATTCTACTAACGGGGTATATTGTGGTGGCAAGCGTTATCAATCCCTTAATCTTTTCCATAATGATCTTATCACTTTAGGACCTCCAGAATTAGCAGAAGCGATCGAAATTCGTTACGATAAATCCCCTGCTAACTGGGTGTTATTTGCTCGTTATGGTTTACTTAGCACCAGTGTGGGCTTATTGTTAATATTGGGTTTTATGGTTTTACAGTGGAGCCAATACCAAGTTCATCCTATTCCTGATCATACAGGAGGTTCAACGGTAGTTTATGCAGAAGATGGTAAAACTTTACTTTCCCCCCGTATCGAATCCCCCCATCGAGAATTAGAAAGCCTCAAAGAATTTTCTCCTTACTTACCCCAAGCCTTACTTGCTTCTGAAGATAGTCGTTATTATTGGCATTTTGGAGTTGATCCTCTTGGTATTATTCGAGCAGTATTGGTAAATCAAGAAGGGGGAAGACAAGGTGCAAGTACTATTACTCAACAATTAGCCCGAAGTTTATATCCAGCAGTGGGTAGGGAAAATAATTTGGCAAGAAAATGGCGAGAAATGGTTGTAGCCACCAAATTAGAAGCGATTTACAGCAAAGACACTATTCTCAAAACCTATATGAATCGGGTGTATTTGGGTATCAATTTATATGGCTTTGAAGATGCGGCACAATTTTATTTTGATAAGTCAGCAAGAGAATTAGACATCAATGAGTCAGCTACTCTAGTGGCAATTTTACCCGCTCCTAATGCCTATAATCCCGTGCAAGACTACGATACTGCCGTTAATTTACGCAATCGTGTCATTGCCAGAATGGAGAATTTGGGTATGATCAGTAATGAAGAAGCATCCCAAGCAAGGCGATCGCGCATTGAAATTAGTCCTAAAGCTAGACAGACTTTATCTCAAGTAATTGCCCCTTATTATTATAGTTACGTTTTCCAAGAAATGAGAGAATTATTAGGGGATGACCTCACCCAAGAGGGTGATTTTATCATTGAAACCAGTTTAAATCCCAAAATTCAAACTATTGCCGAAGAAAGCCTCAAAAATCATATTGATAGCAACGGTAAATCCCATAATTTTTCCCAAGGTGCGATCGCATCTTTAAATAGTAAAAATGGAGAAATAATTGCCTTAGTGGGGGGAAAAGACTTCAACGAAAGCCAGTTTAATCGAGCAACAATGGCCCAAAGACAACCGGGGTCAACTTTTAAGGTATTTGCTTATTCAGCCGCCCTAGAGAGCGGTATAAGTGCCTCTAAAACCTATTCTTGCGCGCCATTGCTATGGCAAGGATTTCAATATAAAGCCTGTGAAAGAACAGGGGGAGCGACAAACATGACTCAAGCCCTAGCTCAATCAGAAAATTCTGTAGCTTTGAGAGTAGCGAAAGATGTGGGTTTATCTTCAGTGGTGAATATGGCAAAAAAGTTAGGGGTTGAATCTCCCTTAAATCCAGTGCCGGGGCTAATATTAGGACAGAGTGAAGTTAACCTTTTAGAAATTACGGGGGCTTATACCGCTTTTGCTAATCAGGGAATTTGGTCAAAACCCCATGCTATTAAAGTAATTCGGGATGGTAGAGATTGTGAAGATTTTGATAATCATACTACCTGTAGAGAAGTCTATCGTTTCAATGAAACTGGAGATGAGCAAAAACAGGCGATTAAAAAAACTACCGCCGAAACCATGAATAGAATGTTACAACAGGTCACAGTTTCAGGCACAGGTAGAACTGCTTATTTAGGCAAACAGGAGGCAGGGAAAACTGGTACAACGAATAAAGGGGTTGATTTGTGGTTTATTGGTTATGTGCCAAAAAATAATATTTTGACGGGAGTTTGGCTAGGTAATGATGATAATTCTCCTACCAACAGTAGTAGCTCTCAGGCGGCTTTATTATGGGGAAATTATATGAAAAAAATCCTATAA